GCCTCAAGCACACGGCCAACGATCAGCGGAACGTTTTCCACCTCGTTGTAGGTCGGGATGATCACCAGGGTCTCGTTCGCCACGGCGGTACTTCTCCTCGCTTTTTAGGCTTGTTTATTCCTTTGAGCAGCATACCTGCGCTTGCTTGCGCGTGTGCCGACACCTGCCGCAACCATTACGAGGGCACCGAGCGCGACGAGCGCCCACTCGAGCGCACCGCCGAAGCGCACGGCTGGCGTAAGCGAATCTCGAAGCGGCAGCTTTTCGACGAGATGATCCGCCGTAAAAATTTCCGTTTCCTGCGACACCGTCCCGTCCGGGTGGACGATCGCCGACACACCGGATGTGGCTGCCACGACGACGGCGCGGTCGGTTTCCATCGCGCGCAGCCGGCTCATGGCCAACTGCTGATACGTCATGCCGGTAAACCCGAACGTGGCGTTGTTGGTCGGGGTGGTCAGCAGCTGGGCGCCGCCACGCACGGCCATGCGGTACGCCGGATCCTCGGCGACCTCGTAACAGGTAGCAACGCCGACCGGGATGTCCCCCATGTGGACAACACCGTTGCCGTTACCGGGTTTGAAGTTACCGGCCAGGTCCACCATCTCGGAAAAGTTGCGGAAGAAGTCGCGCCACGGCATGTATTCGCCAAACGGCTGCAGGAAGCGCTTGTGGTGGTACTCCCCTGGCCCGTTGTCGGGATCGAAGACGACCATCGTATTGCGCGCGCCCACCTCGTCGCGCGTGAGCGTGCCGACGAGCACCGGAGCGTCTACCCCACGCACCGCAATATTGATCAACGACCGGGCCTCGGAGTCGGCGAAGGGGTTGACGTCGGAGGAGTTCTCCGGCCAGATGACGGCGTCGAGGGGTTCTCCTGCGGTGCGGGCGTCGTCGCTAAGAGAAAGCGTCTCGTTGACGTGATTGGTCAGCACCGCGCGGCGCTGGGCGTTGAAGTCGAGGCCCATGCGCGGCACGTTGCCTTGCACGACAGCGACGTTGGCCTCCCCTACGGTCGGCCCGGCGGTGTTGATACCGAGACCGGCGACTGCGCCGAGCACCAACGGGACAGCGAACGCTGCTCCCCCAGCTAGCCGCTGGGATCCACGGCCTGCGATGAGTATCACCAGGCCGACGCTGGCTAGCGCAGCCGCAAACGTAATCAGTGCTGGGCCACCCCATGGCGAGAGAGCGGCCAATGGGCCGTTGATCTGCCCCCAGGCCAAGCGCACCCAGCTAAACCCGCCGAAGGGGACCGACGAGCGCACGAACTCGACGACGAGGTAGATCAGCGGAAAGGCAGCGAAGCCGAAGCGCCAGCGCGCCGCCAGGACACCGAAAACGCCGGTGAAGATGCCGTAGAGGCCGAGGAAGATGGACAGCGCAACGTACGGCATAGCGCCGACGAATTCGCCGATCCACGGCAGCAGATACAGGTAGCAAAACGCGGCCTGAGTGAAGCCGAGCAAACCGCCGAAAGCGGCTGGCGGACGGTCGCCGCCCGGCCAATGCCGCCACGGCGCAAGCGAAAGATACAGCACCGCAATACCGGCGATGCCGGACCACCAGTGGCCGTGCGGCTCGTAGGAGAAATACACCAGCCACCCGGAGGTAGCCGCGAGAACGAACCGGAGAAAGCCGGTCAGCGCTGTCATCTACTTCTCCCCCGGGTCACGGCCATCCATGCGGTACCACTGCTCTAACTCATCGGCGTCGATCACGGTGTCGTCGCTACGATTCTGCTCCGGGTGAGCCTGCTGCTGTGGGTTGGTAAACGACCCGTACGAGGTGGTGAACTGCGACATCGGCGTCGCGGCATAGATTCGGGCGCCGAGGTCTTCCATACTGCGACGGGCACGCTTCGTCATTGCGCGGCGCGCCATGCCGCGGGTCGGCCCGAACACGAGGAGCAGGCCGAGCACCGAGCTGACAAAACCGGGGACGATGTTCATAGCCCAGCCGGCAAGCAGCAGCGCCGAATCGCCGGCCAACTGCCCCACGTTCGCCTGGCCTTTCGCGGCGCGGACGAGTTCGCCCCGCAACGAAGCGGCGGCGGCGAAGCAGCCGAAGAGCATCAGGCCGAAAATGGCCAGGATCGCCCAGCCGACGCCAATCCACTTAGCGACGAGGAAGAACGCGATCGCTTCGACCAGAAAGTACAGCAGTAGGTACACAGGCATGGGCCAAGGCTACCTGGACAACTGGTCGAGCAACCAACCCACGTCCTCGGCCGCGTGCAGGAAGTACGGGCCGAAATGGTTCGTCCCCGTGCGCCCGCGGATGCCGCGCTCGCGGCGGGTGGTCAGCTCGATGCCCCAGTCGTCGGCAAGCTTTGCGACGTCCTCGTACGGCACGAGGTCATCGTGAAGCGCGCTCCACAGACGGATCGGAATGTTGGGCGGCTGGACGGCACCGAGGCGTATGGCGTCGAGGTGGGCGCTGGTGCGGGGCAGGTCGTCGAGCAGCTTCGCCATGCTCACGCCTGTGCGGGTCCAGGTGCGGGTGTGCGCCCACGGGCGGTGCAGTACTGCTCCCATGGCGCAGGTGCGTGCGCCGTTGACGATGGCTGCGGCCCCTTTCGGGCTCAAATGCGGGGCGATTTCTGCGGCGATGTCTTCGTCGCGCGCCATGAGGCCGGCGACGGCGTAGAGGATGACCACGGACGCGAGCGCGCCGTCGACGTGGTGGAGCATGCTCACCAAATCGGTCGGCGGGGCCGCGACGACGGCAGCCAGCAGCTGCAGTTCCGGGGTGTACTCGGGTTCCTCCAGCCATGCGGCCGCGGCTCCCCCGCCCTGGGAAAACCCCCACAGGCCGAGTGTGGTGGTGTCGACGCCGAGGTCGCGGGAGGCGCGGACGGCGTCGGCAAGCGCGCGGGCTGCGGAGACGTGGTCGCAGTAGAGTTCAACGTCGTCTTCGGGATCGCGCGGATAGTCGGTGATCACCACGTCCGCGCCGGCGGCGAGGAATAGGTTGATTACCGGCTGCTCGTAGGCGGCGATCATGTCCACAGGCTTGACTCTGGGGCCGATGCCGACGGTGCACGAGTACGACGGGTCGCAACGCCGGGCCACCCCTTGGGTCGACGGGGCGAACGCGATCGTCGGGCGAGAACCGTTTCCCTTCCACGGCGTGCGGGACCGGAACACGGCCCCGGTAGCGGAGACCACCCTGTTGAGGCTGTCGCTAGTGGCGTATTCAATGCGCCAGCTCTGCGACGGATTCAGCACCCCACTCGCACCCACCGGCCGGATCGGCACCGCTTTGACCAGCGACCCCGGTGTCATCCCCATCAGCCAGCTCGCCTGACCGAAGTCGGGCCCGGTGCGCTGCGCCGGGCGCACCAAATCAAGGCAGATGCCGGCAAGCGAGCGCACACGCGGAAAGAACAGACGAGCCATGGCGGTTACCTCGGCATGTGACGCCAGATCGGCCGCGGCACTAAGCGCATCACCGCCGCGAGCACTGCCAGGCGCCGCGGGATCCACACGGTAGTGCTTCTGCCCTTCCCAGCTGCGTCGACGACTGTATCGGCGACCACGTCCGGCGTCACCGACATCACCGCGGGCTTCATTCCCTCGGTCATCGCGCCGATGACGAAGCCGGGGCGCGCCAGGATCAGGTTGAGCCCCGTGCCGTGCAACCGGTCCATCAGCCCCTGGCAGAACGCGTCGAGGCCTGCCTTCGTCGAGCCGTAGACGTAGTTCGCGCGCCTGGCCCGCCACCCGGCGATGGAGGAAAAGGCGTAGATTTCGCCGCGCGGCATCTCGTCGGCAAGCACGGTGAGCATGCTGGCCTGCGCAAGGTAGTCGACGGTGGCGATCCGCACGGCTTCACGCTCGTCACGCTCCGCGAGTTCCTGATCGCCGAGGATCCCGAAGGCGACGATCGCGGTGGTCACCTCGCCCGCCTCCTGCACGATCCTCCGGTGCGAATCCTGGTCGGTCGCGTCGAAGTCCACCGCGCGCACGTGGGTCGCGCCCGCATCGCGAAGTTGCTTCTCGACGACATCCAGCCCCGCACTACCCCGCGCCGCAAGTACCACCTCGCGCCCGCGACAGACACGCTTGGCGACCTCGCCGCCGATGTCGCTGCGTGCGCCAAGCAACAGCACGGTCCCCTGTTTACCCACCGGTTACCCCCAGGTCGCGGCGGGTGCGGTTAAAGGTCTCGACGCCGGTGTCGGTCAGCCACACGATGTCTTCGATGCGCATACCCCACGCGCCCGGCTTGTAGATGCCCGGCTCGATGGAAAACGCCATCCCCTCGCGCAACACGACGTCAGAGCCGGCGATGATGAACGGCTGCTCGTGGCCAGATAGCCCAATGCCGTGGCCGAGGCGGTGCGTGAACCACTCGCCATATCCGGCATCCGCGATCGCGTTGCGTGCTGTAGCGTCCAGTTGGCCCGCGGTCACCCCCGGCCGGGCCGCCTCGCACGCGGCAGCAAAAGCGTCCTCGAGCACGGCGTATGCCTCGCGGAAGTCTGCCGGGGCCGACTCCTTGCCGCCGACGACATAGGTGCGGGTGCAGTCCGACTGGTAACCGGAGGCCAGCACACCGCCGATATCCACGACCACCGGATCGCCCACCTCGAGCACCCGGTCGGAGAAATCATGGTGCGGATTCGACCCGTTCGGCCCCGAGCCGACGATGACAAACGCGACGCTTTCGTGTTCCTCCAGCACCAGTCGCGTCAGGTCGTCCGCGATTTCACGTTCGGTGCGGCCGGGCTGCAGCAGTGCCGGGACCTGTTCGTGGACGCGGTCGATTGCGGCGCCGGCAGCCGCGATCTGCTCGAGCTCCGCTGCGTCTTTCACCATAAACAGCTCCGCCACCGCGTCCGTGGCCAATTCGGTGCGCGGCAACAGCGCCTGGAGCGGGAAGACGTGGTCTGCGGTCAGCGACGAGCCGAGCCCGACCATCCCGTCCCCGAGCACGTCCGCGACCAGCCGGTACGGGTTGTCGCCGTCGCGCCAGCCGACGACATCGATGTCGTCGGCACGCTCGAGCCCGAGTGATGCAACATCGGTCAGCGGCGCGACGACCCGCGTTGCGTCCGGCGCAATCACCAGCGCGGTAAGCCGCTCGTGCGAGGAGGCCCACGACCCAGTCAGGTAGGCGAACTCGGCGCCGGTGCCGATGACCAGCCCGGCAAGTCCCCGCTCCCTAACGAGGTCTGCGGCCTTGCGCCGCCGGTCGGCATACACACTTGCATCGAAGGTCATGCGGGCCATGGTAGATCGCTACGATCACAGCCGTGTCCAATCCCCTCGCACGATCCATCGCGCGCATCTCCATCCCAGGCCGCGGCTACTGTTCAGGCGCGCTGATCACGCCCGATACCGTGCTTACCTGCGCCCACTTCTTCCGCCGCGCTGACGTGCGCAAGGTGCGCGTGCGTATCGGCGACACCACGTTCGCCCCAGTCTCCGCCGCGCCCCTGCCCGGCACCGACGTCGCGCTGGTGCGATTGCCGGAACGTGTCGACGCAGAACCACTGCCGGTGGGTCCAGCTCCGCGCACTGGCAGACCGACCCTGACCGTGGGTTTCGGCGGCCGCGCCGCGAGCCCGGAGGGCCGCCCCGGCAGGTACTTGGGTCGGTTGCCGTTTTCCGCGTCGCGTACCTTTGCTACACGTGTCCGGCCGGCGGGGCTGATCTACAACAACCCGCCGGCGGTCAAGGGCGACTCCGGCGGCCCGGTGTTCGCAGGCGGCGAAATCTTCGCGGTGCAGTCGCTCATCCTCGACCCGCGGGGGCGCAACCTGCGCGTCGCCACAGTGTCGCTGCTGCCGGCTAGTTACCGATAGCGACCACACCGCGGCGGATCGCGTCGACAGCGCGGTTGGCGTTGTCGCGGATCTGTTCCGAATAGCCGGTCTTTTTCACCTGCTCCAAAAGGTCGACGACCTGCCGGCACCAGCGCACGAAGTCGCCGGGGGTCAGTTCAGCGCCGGATTCCGCAGCGGCGGCCAATGCGTATCCGAGCGGGGCGCCTGCGGTCCACTGGTGCATCGACAAGCTGAACCCCGCGTCGGGTAGACGGGTGGCCGGCAGGTTGTGGCGCTGCTCGTCGGCGACCAGCTCGCCGTAGATTCGCATCGTCTCGTTC
Above is a genomic segment from Corynebacterium lujinxingii containing:
- the lnt gene encoding apolipoprotein N-acyltransferase, translated to MTALTGFLRFVLAATSGWLVYFSYEPHGHWWSGIAGIAVLYLSLAPWRHWPGGDRPPAAFGGLLGFTQAAFCYLYLLPWIGEFVGAMPYVALSIFLGLYGIFTGVFGVLAARWRFGFAAFPLIYLVVEFVRSSVPFGGFSWVRLAWGQINGPLAALSPWGGPALITFAAALASVGLVILIAGRGSQRLAGGAAFAVPLVLGAVAGLGINTAGPTVGEANVAVVQGNVPRMGLDFNAQRRAVLTNHVNETLSLSDDARTAGEPLDAVIWPENSSDVNPFADSEARSLINIAVRGVDAPVLVGTLTRDEVGARNTMVVFDPDNGPGEYHHKRFLQPFGEYMPWRDFFRNFSEMVDLAGNFKPGNGNGVVHMGDIPVGVATCYEVAEDPAYRMAVRGGAQLLTTPTNNATFGFTGMTYQQLAMSRLRAMETDRAVVVAATSGVSAIVHPDGTVSQETEIFTADHLVEKLPLRDSLTPAVRFGGALEWALVALGALVMVAAGVGTRASKRRYAAQRNKQA
- a CDS encoding FxsA family protein; the protein is MPVYLLLYFLVEAIAFFLVAKWIGVGWAILAIFGLMLFGCFAAAASLRGELVRAAKGQANVGQLAGDSALLLAGWAMNIVPGFVSSVLGLLLVFGPTRGMARRAMTKRARRSMEDLGARIYAATPMSQFTTSYGSFTNPQQQAHPEQNRSDDTVIDADELEQWYRMDGRDPGEK
- a CDS encoding lipase family protein, which encodes MARLFFPRVRSLAGICLDLVRPAQRTGPDFGQASWLMGMTPGSLVKAVPIRPVGASGVLNPSQSWRIEYATSDSLNRVVSATGAVFRSRTPWKGNGSRPTIAFAPSTQGVARRCDPSYSCTVGIGPRVKPVDMIAAYEQPVINLFLAAGADVVITDYPRDPEDDVELYCDHVSAARALADAVRASRDLGVDTTTLGLWGFSQGGGAAAAWLEEPEYTPELQLLAAVVAAPPTDLVSMLHHVDGALASVVILYAVAGLMARDEDIAAEIAPHLSPKGAAAIVNGARTCAMGAVLHRPWAHTRTWTRTGVSMAKLLDDLPRTSAHLDAIRLGAVQPPNIPIRLWSALHDDLVPYEDVAKLADDWGIELTTRRERGIRGRTGTNHFGPYFLHAAEDVGWLLDQLSR
- a CDS encoding SDR family oxidoreductase, which translates into the protein MLLLGARSDIGGEVAKRVCRGREVVLAARGSAGLDVVEKQLRDAGATHVRAVDFDATDQDSHRRIVQEAGEVTTAIVAFGILGDQELAERDEREAVRIATVDYLAQASMLTVLADEMPRGEIYAFSSIAGWRARRANYVYGSTKAGLDAFCQGLMDRLHGTGLNLILARPGFVIGAMTEGMKPAVMSVTPDVVADTVVDAAGKGRSTTVWIPRRLAVLAAVMRLVPRPIWRHMPR
- a CDS encoding M24 family metallopeptidase, with the protein product MTFDASVYADRRRKAADLVRERGLAGLVIGTGAEFAYLTGSWASSHERLTALVIAPDATRVVAPLTDVASLGLERADDIDVVGWRDGDNPYRLVADVLGDGMVGLGSSLTADHVFPLQALLPRTELATDAVAELFMVKDAAELEQIAAAGAAIDRVHEQVPALLQPGRTEREIADDLTRLVLEEHESVAFVIVGSGPNGSNPHHDFSDRVLEVGDPVVVDIGGVLASGYQSDCTRTYVVGGKESAPADFREAYAVLEDAFAAACEAARPGVTAGQLDATARNAIADAGYGEWFTHRLGHGIGLSGHEQPFIIAGSDVVLREGMAFSIEPGIYKPGAWGMRIEDIVWLTDTGVETFNRTRRDLGVTGG
- a CDS encoding trypsin-like serine peptidase, with the protein product MSNPLARSIARISIPGRGYCSGALITPDTVLTCAHFFRRADVRKVRVRIGDTTFAPVSAAPLPGTDVALVRLPERVDAEPLPVGPAPRTGRPTLTVGFGGRAASPEGRPGRYLGRLPFSASRTFATRVRPAGLIYNNPPAVKGDSGGPVFAGGEIFAVQSLILDPRGRNLRVATVSLLPASYR